The following are encoded in a window of Narcine bancroftii isolate sNarBan1 chromosome 2, sNarBan1.hap1, whole genome shotgun sequence genomic DNA:
- the zdhhc22 gene encoding palmitoyltransferase ZDHHC22, whose amino-acid sequence MLKLRVLNAVAPSYFLAVSITTLILQSFVFIPTIFADDFRRPWSHCACHFTFFLYVSVNVLGNYFLILWYPSESLQNSGASSDSHALQPGSHFCKLCSKVILKRDHHCFFTANCIGNRNMRYFLMFGWYTSIVCLYSLVVGVAYLSTEYHLSFENPLTFLTLLPLSFFHFFFSMIPSFQLFLVLMLYIWLGIGLTCAGFCCQQILLVARGRTWYHLKKGLPAVRCTPWGVNLQDVFGKRWLLGFFFPIPTVHLDPDDKDK is encoded by the coding sequence ATGCTGAAGCTGAGAGTTTTGAACGCTGTTGCTCCATCCTACTTCCTGGCCGTCTCCATCACGACCCTCATTCTTCAGAGCTTTGTCTTCATTCCCACCATCTTCGCCGATGACTTCCGCCGCCCCTGGTCTCACTGCGCCTGCCACTTCACCTTCTTCCTGTACGTGTCAGTGAATGTCTTGGGGAATTACTTCCTGATCCTGTGGTATCCCTCGGAGAGCCTGCAGAATAGCGGTGCTTCCAGTGACAGCCATGCCCTGCAGCCAGGCAGCCACTTCTGCAAGCTGTGCAGCAAGGTCATACTGAAACGAGATCATCACTGCTTCTTCACGGCCAACTGCATCGGCAACAGGAACATGCGTTACTTCCTCATGTTCGGGTGGTACACCTCCATCGTTTGTCTCTACTCCTTGGTGGTAGGGGTGGCCTACCTCAGTACTGAGTACCACCTCTCCTTCGAGAACCCCCTCACCTTcctcaccctccttcccctctccttcttccattttttcttcagcatgatcccATCCTTCCAGCTGTTCCTTGTCCTCATGCTCTACATATGGCTGGGCATCGGACTCACCTGTGCTGGGTTTTGTTGCCAGCAGATTCTGTTGGTCGCACGGGGCCGCACCTGGTATCACCTGAAGAAAGGTTTGCCTGCAGTGCGCTGCACACCCTGGGGTGTTAATCTTCAGGATGTATTTGGGAAGCGCTGGCTACTTGGATTCTTCTTCCCCATTCCAACCGTACACCTGGATCCAGACGACAAAGACAAGTGA